CATTCGTCATCATCTACATGAAGGATTAAAAGTGGAATATCTCACTGTGAAAGACCCTCATGAGttgtggaaaaatttgaaagaaagatttGACCATCATAAAAAGGTGATCCTCCCTAAAGCTCGTTATGATTGGATGCACTTACGGCTGCAAGATTTTAAGACTGTAAGTGAATGCAATTtagaacttttcaaaattagttctCAACTAAAATTATGTGTGGAGAACATAACTGATAAGGATTTGTTAGAGAAAACCTTTTCAACCTTTCATGCTACTAATGTGCTCCTGCAACAGCAATACCGTGAAAAAGGTTTTAAAAAATATTCTAAATTGATTTCATGCCT
This window of the Gossypium arboreum isolate Shixiya-1 chromosome 12, ASM2569848v2, whole genome shotgun sequence genome carries:
- the LOC108477543 gene encoding uncharacterized protein LOC108477543 codes for the protein MIFIRHHLHEGLKVEYLTVKDPHELWKNLKERFDHHKKVILPKARYDWMHLRLQDFKTVSECNLELFKISSQLKLCVENITDKDLLEKTFSTFHATNVLLQQQYREKGFKKYSKLISCLLVAEQNNELLMKNHGIHPTGIAPLLEVNAAVHSKYGDEKYKGHDRGRGRGRSRGRGRGRTSNRYHGVHNSGISNHQKKNSNEGQERSGQNNPSKVIENLCY